A region of the Dermacentor albipictus isolate Rhodes 1998 colony chromosome 4, USDA_Dalb.pri_finalv2, whole genome shotgun sequence genome:
GCCATGGGCGATCCACTTGGAACGGTGCTGACTCCTGGGAAAATCAGATGAACAGGGTGTGGCTAAACGGGTTCCGTTCCTCTCGTGTTTCACGGacactaaagagagagagagagagagagagagagagagagagagagaggtagagagagagagagagagagagagagagagagagagagagagagagagagagagaaagattcagtggcgatttagcggtaaatgcgagataaATGCGCCAGGCATTACTGcgcacctcgttgaggttgaggTGCCGCATCCATGATAAACTGCGTTGACCATGTTGCAAAGCGTTCAGGAGCTCATTCAACACAAATCCTGCCCCTCTGAAGAGTGAAGTGCAGCTGATGGTCCGAAGCAGACCTCCGCCAGTTGCActagggtgtgtgtgtgtgtgtgtgtgcgtgtgcgtgtgcgcgtgcgcgtgcgcgtgtgtgcgcgtgcgtgtgcatgcacGCGCGCGTGCCTCTACCCCGTGACCGGCTGCCCACACTTTACACACATTCAAAAATTGCGTTGGCGCAGCACCAATAAACCGCATCACCAATGACACATCGCATTCCAATGAACTCGCTTCTGGCGAGTCAGAAAGGTAGCGGCACTCGGCATACAGGCAAGGCGACAAAGACTGCGAGTAGAGCATTGCGTTCCTGACTGCGTAATGCGCACCGCCAACTAGTCCCCGACCCGACAGCGTTGACACTCAACTTGCCGTATAGTGGTCGGCCTAAATCGACCCACACTGTGCGGACGGGTTGGCTGATTGATGTGGTTTCAACGTCTCGAAGCAACGCAAGGATTACGGACGCGAATTAGCGCATAATTCCTAATTAATTTGGGCAGCACGTAATTCTTTATCGTGCGCCCGAGACTCGATATATTAGCGCTTCCAGACAGCGGCTGTGGTCATACCCGTTCGGCAGGAATGCGAGGAAAGTGAGCGGCGCGTCCTGGTTGCATAGTTCCAGCAGTCGGCTCGGGAACACCTCGATGGGCTGCCGGCACATGCGTGGCGTGAAATGCGATAAAGGTGCACATCAACGAATGCTCGCCAAACAGAACTGCACCATATTTATAGCCAGACAGACAAAGGCAATTCTTAATAAGTGCGTTTATCAGACATCGCATTCCTGTATTCCTTGAACTGGATTACTCCAAGAGGTGGACATTAATTGCACGATAAATTTAAATAAACATTTGACTAGCTCGCAGAGTTTCACTAGTGAACTTCGACGTCATTTCTTGAAATTTGTGGTAGTTCAAGAACTTTCTGCACAATTTGCAATATGGGCGCTAAAAGTGATAATGTCTTACGTTAAATAGTGAAATGTTGCTAATTACTCAATTTATATCGTTTTATTGTGCATGTAATGTTCGCATCATCGAATAATCCAGCTGTAGAAGTAAGAATGCGTTATAGATTACATGTGGGTATTAAAATTCCGCTGAAGTAAAACACTTCGTATGTGCGAGTTTGTTAGCTGCGATTTTCACTTGTTTTCATGACTAAGCCTTTTGGCAATGTCGGCAGGTTGGTAAACATCGTTTAACCATAACACAAAGAAATCTCCTGCAAGCATGTCAACGTGACCTTCTGGGCAGCGGCTTAGGCAGACCTGAGTTTATTTTTATACTTGTACACAGGCtgtacgttaaaaaaaaaaacttacaatGCGCCTTAGATGCCTCCTTGTTGAAATCTCTAGCATCAATAAGCCCACATCTGCAGGCAACCCATGAAAGTTGACGGCAAACGCGATATTCAGGCGATATAGGCTTCATCGATCGCTAAGACGATGTTTAGCTTTTACTACAGCAGAAACTCTTGTAACATGAGTAAGGGGAGAAAGATGTAGCTCTTAATATAGTTACCTGCAGTTCTCCTATACAATAAACTAAATGCGAAACGCTAAGCATGCGTATGATGTGTTTTTCTCCGCTTACCCGCTTGACACCTTGTTTGCTCTTTATTATGACTTGGGGAGGGTCTGGAAACAGGATGAGATAAGTTGAGGCTACTGTGAACACTGGAAATAGGAAAGAACTCACCCATACACCCCTTCAAAAACTAAGCCtgtatttacacacacacaaaaagaaaagaacttattctagaactgttcgtaagagatAATTTAGGCTACTCTTAATGCTGGACATGTTAGCGCAGATGGCTAGCCAATGACAATGATCCCTTACGAACGGAAAGCTTAGTGAATTGGGCCCcagctgctctctctctctctctctctctttgagcaTGTAGATTTAGTATTAGAGAAGCCATAGTAAGTCTTCTGTTATCCTGATAGGTTTTCTTTTAAGGCTTTCAGGCAAGTGACAACAAGCCAGGTAGTCGGGAGTCACGATGCCAACGTTGCCTGTACATTTCCTGTCAATGTCGAAAAGGCACAGGTCAGGATCTGTCTACGGTGAGGTCCCAGAACTATATCCCATGCTATGTGTAAACGGAAGGCGCAGTGTGGCACACAAAAGCTGATGAAAAGAAACGTATAAACTACTTACATACTCTGAAGAGGAGTAAATATAGCATACGTTGGAGTACGAGGACAATACCACAGGCCATATTTTCGGCTTTTCGTGCTTGAAGTACACAAGCCAGTGCTAGCCTGTTACGTTGGTAAGGTACTCCGGCACCGCCACAGCGGAAGGCTGTTGCAGACATCAGCGgcaacttttttttcctttattgatATTTTTTGACAGTTCGCGCTGTTGCACCGACGGTCGGGCGCAAAAGTATGAGTGCCATAAAAGTCGGAGAAAGCTAAATTATTTTGTGGTTTGTTCGTAAAGGCTAGGTACCTTCAATGGCACTGGCCTCAATAACATGAGTGCAACATACTATGCGATTTGTTTGAATGTGTGTCTCTAggttgagacaaaaaaaaaaaaccttttttttaTGCAGCCTGTATGCCACACTAATGGATAAATATCCAGTTAACCTTCAACTTGCTCAGTCTCAAAAGATTCCTGTGCGCATTATAAAAGCCGGCATCTCCTCAGAACTACCAGCATCATGACCTGTACACATAAATACGTATTACCAAATGGCTTGCTGAAATAGTTTCACGAGAAAGCTGGCCTCAGAATTAAAATATGCCTTTATCCCACTGTTACCTTGTTTCTTTTCGACTTAACGAGCTTAAAGCCTGTGTCACTCACGATACATTCAACAGGGGCTTTCATGAAATGCATAATGTTATGACGCACTGGACTAATTGACATTGAGAGCAAGCGAAGAGCTATCGATTTTATTGTAGTAAAAACAGTCTTTAGAAAAGCAACTTCACTATTCACGTGATGACGTTTACTTTCAGCTGAATTCGCGTTACAAAGCCCAATTAAGCTAGAATTACTTAAAGGATGCTTTGCCACTCCAATGTATAAGAATATATCTACTCATACAGTTAATATAATGACCTCTCAGTACACTCAATGCGTTACCGAACCGCCTATGACTGTGCAAACCTCTCGTACAGGGCAAGAACCCTCGCTTTCATCCCTCCTTCTCTTGTCCAACGTACAAAGAGTACCGCAAAACCACAGAGCTGAGAGGCAGCTTCGGTTCCACTTTTTGAACCAATTACGTTAGTGTGTATTCCTTAAGTGACATTCAGAACACTGACTCTATATATATACTGTAGAGGAAGGTCCATCTTTTACGTGAAAGATGTTTCTGCTGCCCTTTTACTAGAAAATGGAAGGGTCAGGGGCTACTTTCCGGTCCACAATTTACTTTGGCCATGTCTACTCTTATTGGTTTAGTCAACTAACGTGCGTGAATTGaacatgtttaaagaggaaagAAACCACGACTTTGGACGGGACGTAAGACgaaggagtggacaggacgagaTGTGGATCTGTGGACGAGCAAATGTGGCTTCTGCGCTAGCCTCATCGCTTCAACTACTTGCCGAGCAAGAACTTATGGCTATTTTCTTCGTGTTGGCGTTTGCCCACCCGACATCGCAGAGACATCTTCAGAGAGGTCTTCAGATATCTTCAGAGAGAATTCGCGGTTATTTTCCCCTTTAAACATGtcggaccaactggcccaaagttcCCCTCTCttgcaatttcatcaaggcgatccccccacctcttaactgccccactaccctaccccatgcctcatccacccttaccgagcgatgggagaccttgctaaccagcaccgccctggaagaccagctcgtcctgatctccaggggccaggcggctagggaagcatatgggtcccgtgaagagggaaccacttccatcgacggcgtctaagaagatgtctagctcggctcaataaagttgtttctctctctctctctctcttgaacgtGAATTGACTAGTGACTTCCAGTCTACTACCCCTGCTCTAGCGCACACTGATCTGCACGCATTTGTAATGGTCGACACGTACCGCCCGGTAGCGACCATCTCGCCGACCACGGCCCCTCGCTGATCTCAGATGGGGCGTACCCGACAGAGCGGGCTCTGTGTTCACCGAGTTCGCGTTGGGGCGCAGTGCTGGTGTCCACCTCCTCCTCGTTTTTGTGAACAGCCACATACTCTTCCTCGTCGTCATCATCGGAGCTGTCGAGTAACCTTTGCGTCACTGAGCTCTGGTCGACCAGCAAGGGACGCCGGTCCATGAGCGGGTACGATTCGGCAAATCGCCTCCACGAAGCGCTTGACGTTGACCGGTCCGAGCTCAAGTAGCGTCGGCCACCGTACACCGTGACCACCGTGAACGCAAGCACCAGAAGCATCAGCGCAAACGAGCAGGCTATGTAGATGAGCACCTGCGAACCATCATTGTGCATGGTGGTTGAATTGATCCGAATGTTATGAATACAAAGCTGCCGAAGGTCAACAGTGAAGCGACAAGGAATCCTATGGAAATTGAACAATATTTTTTTCGCGGACTTTTCAATATCCTGCCAATTCTCGAAGTCGGAAGTTAATCAACGTTAAGCATGAACTCGTCATTACGCAACATTACGTAGGTATGGACTGTTCGTCCTGCAGTTACCAGTTTTACTCTTGGTGGCTTAGTATTTCGGGCAGCAAATCTTCAATGAGATGTGCACCAAGAAGTGAATAAGCACATACTAGGACACTGAAAGCACCATTCAAGTAAATTTTGCCTGCTTTGTGTACAGCGGATTAATATTGACCATATACCCAAGCAGTCAGCTGCTCTTAACAGCTACACAACTATTTCGAATCAGCAGcgcacaaacaaaacaaaaacaagcagaATATTTCCAGCtcacaaacaaaacaatgaaGGTAGTGTCGATGAGGCTGTGGACCTAACACTGAcatttgagctctgcgccacaaTTATTTGTGCATCAGCAGGACCTCGTGTAGGGCGAGAAAAAAATTAGCCATCAGTATGCATGACGTTTTGCCTACATTTACAGTAGCGTTATTTGTAGCTTACAGGACAAGCAATCCAATCCAATCGGCCAATGTGAAAACCTAATAGTGTTCACGTAAAACCTACGAGGAAATGCTGCTGATTTATGGAATGACACATTGCGTCTTGGAATTTATTATTGTGAGGTATTACGTTTCGGCCCCTGAAGATACGCACGATCTCATTTTTAAACATTGTTATAACGCGCCTGCTAGCGTGAGGCCTACGAGGTAGACATCAATGTCTTAGAATTTACTGGATAAACAAATTACGTGGTGTTGCGCAGAACGAACGAGTTAACGGCATGCTTTGTAAAAGGTAATTTATCAATTTATCATCATAATCTTAACTGAAACTGAGGAATGATTACAAACAGCTTCGCCATCGAGGACGAATCTTAACTAAAACATCGGATCCACTTAACTGATATACATAAGCAGGGTCATGTAGAGAAGATATCCGTAGAGAAACGTGGGTTCAAATAGGCAACGAGCCATTATCTCCAGCAGAACTAAAAACGAAGCCACCATGGTACTGCAACCACTCCACTGCACACACGAGGCGTTAAGGGGTCGCACTGTTCCCATGCAACAGCGCCTGTAGGCATAATGTTGCAGTACCATGCTTAATGGGTATGCACGGTGCCCCAATTGAAATGGGCCATGCTTTAAGAACAGTTGCTCTATCTAGGGAGGATAACCATACTGCAGTATTGTCAAAGCGGAAATCGTCATCCTCATTagagtagcacgaagctacaaagaaaacccgcaCGAATTTCTCGGGAAGGATGCTTCGCGGTTGAATAAAAAGATCGTCGTGGTCCTGGGGGACGGAGCTACAAAAATTCTGCCATGACACTTCCTCCAGCTTGCcgatttccgcagaactgatttgcaatATATAGTAGTATTGTTCGCTGTTCCTTTCCTCAATTTGAAGTATGATCTTTCTTTTTAATACTTGGTCCGGGTTAGAAAGGACATCTAGTATTAATTAATTGTGCAATGAGAGATCAAGCAGACATCGCAACGACACAGATATCGCACTTGAGGAACTTTTGCTCCTTCACTGCTGTATGTTTCAATGAAAAGTTATGGAGGCTGAGGTTCTCTATACTAGTTCTCCAGTATACGTATCGGAAAGCTTACTTAACAAAGGGCGAAACAAATTCTTGGGCGTTACGCGCCGAAACCACAATCCTATAATGAGctacgccgtagtgtgggacttcgaaataattttgacctcctAGAGTTTTAACTTGCATTGAATGCATGACacacgcgttctttttttttcttgtgtatttcgcccccatcgaaatgcggctgctacGACCGAGAATtgaacctgcaacctcgtgcttaacGGCTCAACACCATGTCCACTAAGCCACAACGCTGGGCCTCAACAAAAGCGCAAGTGATGCATCACAGAGGCGCTAAGAACTATGACAAAAGCAAGACATGACGGACAAGCTGAGGCGTTGTAGAGTTGTACCTATCGCTGCCAATGAAGCTGCAGCAAGTGAACTCTACAAGTGGCGGCACAATAATGGGCAAACGCGTCGTTGTGAATTAAAGCCACCATTGTGTCGTTAACAAAACTGTGATGCGACGGTGTACGCTCGCGTTGTCCTTATGGGTACGATGGTTTTTATTGTAGTTGCGCTTCAATTTCGGTGTCAGCGTCATAATTAGACTCGTTGAAATAGAGTATGCGCAAAAGCAACTTGAGAGGTTGGCCTAGCTAAAGGCTTTGCATACTTCCTGCGCCTGAATGAGCGTGCTCTATCCCCGTTGGCCACCTGCCTGTTCACATCATCTCTCTCGGCCAGGACAGGCGCAGCGCTCACCGAAGACGTGCTGGCTAAGTGGCGCGCGCACGCCTCTTCACGGAAGACGCGAGATAATCAGAGGCAACGCCTGGATGGCGAGGAGGATGGAGACAGAGGCGAACGTGATGTCGCGGTCAGTGACTGGCAGCACGTGCGACATCGGTGCTCGTGCAACAGTCAGGCACCTATTGTGGGACTGTCCCGGTCTCGCGATAGTAAGAGAGAAACACAAGAGACGCGGCATTACTACACTGGAGACATGGACCGCGCCACCCTCTCGGGCCGACGGCCAGAGAACTATCAGCTCTTTATGTGAGTTGGTGCGCAAGGTTCGCTTGACCAGTAGGTTATGAACCTGTAGATATTTAAAAATATTTCCTTTGTTTATTTTATGATCCCTGCTTGTGTCACCGAGCCATGCTTTTCAATaaagttcattctctctctccGCGGCGCCTTTGCGCCGTGGTCGTTTTCTCTCAAGCTGTCTCGGCCCGCTGCTTGGCCAGGTATGTCTAAAGCAATAAAATGACGATTTTGAGTCATTAttggaggaaaaagaaagactTATGTACCTGGAACGTGTGGAAAAACTCGCGCATAATGTCCAGGCCACGCATGCCTGTAGTTTGGTCTGTGGCGCTGGCAGCGTCGTCGGCCGTCAAAGGGTGGTCGCCATTGAGCACAACCTTGCTGGACTTGGGCAGCTGACTCCTGGGAAGCAGGCTCAAGAGGCCGCTCGTTTTGCCACTTTCGGCAGCGCTGAGTTTGTTGGCCGGCTGCTCCAGTTCTGCGTCCGCCGGGAGGCCATCACTTACGTTGTACGGGGAATGCGAATCACGGCTTGAGAGCCCTGGCGTTATCTGGTCCGTCCGTAATGCAGGTGCTGTAGCGGAGCCCAAGACTGCCAGCAACACAAGTTGCAACCATGGTGCAGAAGACATTATCTTCTCAGGAAGCAGAAATTCCAGCAGTAAGTTTCAAGCGTTAGCGACGAACTGGAGCGTCGATCGACGGCATGTACAAGCTGGCGCGTG
Encoded here:
- the LOC135895776 gene encoding uncharacterized protein isoform X2 translates to MSSAPWLQLVLLAVLGSATAPALRTDQITPGLSSRDSHSPYNVSDGLPADAELEQPANKLSAAESGKTSGLLSLLPRSQLPKSSKVVLNGDHPLTADDAASATDQTTGMRGLDIMREFFHTFQVLIYIACSFALMLLVLAFTVVTVYGGRRYLSSDRSTSSASWRRFAESYPLMDRRPLLVDQSSVTQRLLDSSDDDDEEEYVAVHKNEEEVDTSTAPQRELGEHRARSVGYAPSEISEGPWSARWSLPGDPPQVIIKSKQGVKRPIEVFPSRLLELCNQDAPLTFLAFLPNGSQHRSKWIAHGRHSEVFQVASLLRRTVLKVVPVTGDFNQQQVDTIASAIQCCLKLTTLKHGTHYGTPNFIEVERIACVFDQFPEWLLRSGSRGLDSSSESLAESLASQMAGTNQCCITQHFIVFELSYAGKPLSRITLRSALQGRSLMQQAACCVAVAECALGFRHTGVDADKLLVAVTDAACLEYRLPDRTPISVESAGLKAHLAGCLSFAVDPEGQDNGDSAFKDNAAGSPRSDCSDRDAPHFYGNVMWLGAVVDCVLQKLRSEVPETRARAERAVLDELVSWQARLQQCNCAREFVSAMGL